A genomic window from Oreochromis niloticus isolate F11D_XX unplaced genomic scaffold, O_niloticus_UMD_NMBU tig00008037_pilon, whole genome shotgun sequence includes:
- the LOC109200289 gene encoding tripartite motif-containing protein 16-like, with product MAQKGVQLDRETFSCSICLDLLKDPVAIPCGHSYCMNCIKGFWDEEDRKGIHSCPQCRKTFTPRPVLEKNIMLAALVEQLKKTGLQAAPADHCYAGPEDVACDVCTGRKLKAIKSCLVCLISYCEKHLQPHCDVVQFKKHNLVAPSKKLQENICSRHDEVMKIFCRTDQQSICYLCTMDEHKGHETVPAAAERTEKQKELEVRRLNIQQRIQEREKDVKLLQQEVEAINGSADKAVEDSEKMFTELIRLIQKRSSDVKQQVRSQQETEVSRVKELQEKLEQEIAELKRKDGELEQLSHTEDHNQFLHNYPSLSALSESTHSSSINIRPLSYFEDVTAAVSETRDKLQDILREEWTNISLTVTEVDVLLSPERKTRAGFLKYSHEITLDPNTANTHLLLSDGNRKVTLMKQQQSYSDHPDRFTGRYQVLSRESLTGCCYWEVEWSGVNACVAVTYKNISRTGKGSECGFGNTDISWALYWYVKSFTFWHNNVRTDLSGPRSSRVGVYLDHRAGILSFYSVSETMTLLHRVQTTFTQPLYAGLWLWKDGDTAELIKVK from the coding sequence ATGGCACAGAAAGGAGTTCAGCTGGACCGAGAAACCTTCTCTTGTTCCatctgtttggatctactgaaggatccggtggctattccctgtggacacagctactgcatgaactgtattaaaggtttctgggatgaagaggacaggaagggaatccacagctgccctcagtgcaggAAGACTTTCACACCGAGGCCTGTCCTGGAGAAAAACATCATGTTAGCAGCTTtagtggagcagctgaagaagactggactccaagctgctccagctgatcactgctatgctggacctgaagatgtggcctgtgatgtctgcactgggaggaagctgaaagccatcaagtcctgtttagtctgtttaatttcttactgtgagaaacacctcCAACCTCACTGTGATGTAGTTCAGTTTAAGAAACACAACCTGGTGGCcccctccaagaagctccaggagaacatctgctctcgtcatgatgaggtgatgaagattttctgtcgtactgatcagcagagtatctgttatctctgcacaatggatgaacataaaggccatgaaacagtcccagctgcagcagaaaggactgagaagcagaaggagcTCGAGGTGAGACGactaaacatccagcagagaatccaggagcgagagaaagatgtgaagctgcttcaacaggaggtggaggccatcaatggctctgctgataaagcagtggaggacagtgagaagatgttcactgagctgatccgtctcatccagaaaagaagctctgatgtgaagcagcaggtcagatcccagcaggaaactgaagtgagtcgagtcaaagagcttcaggagaagctggagcaggagatcgctgagctgaagaggaaagacggcgagctggagcagctctcacacacagaggatcacaaccagtttctacacaactacccctcactgtcagccctcagtgagtctacacactcatccagcatcaatattcgtcctctgagctactttgaggatgtgacagcagctgtgtcagagaccagagataaactacaggacattctgagagaggaatggacaaacatctcactgacagtcactgaagtggatgttttactgtcaccaGAGCGaaagaccagagctggattcttaaaatattcacatgaaatcacactggatccaaacacagcaaacacacatctgttattatctgatgggaacagaaaagtaacattaatgaaacaacaacagtcttattctgatcatccagacagattcactGGAAGGTATCAGgtcctgagtagagagagtctgactggatgttgttactgggaggtggagtggagcGGGGTCAACGCTTGTGTAGCAGTTACATACAAGAATATCAGCAGAACAGGGAAGGGCAGTGAATGTGGATTTGGAAATACTGACATATCGTGGGCATTATATTGGTACGTAAAAAGTTTTACATTTTGGCACAACAATGTCCGAACTGACCTCTCAGGTCCTCGgtcctccagagtaggagtgtacctggatcacagagcaggtattctgtctttctacagcgtctctgaaaccatgactctcctccacagagtccagaccacattcactcagccgctctatgctggacttTGGCTTTGGAAAGATGGAGACACTGCAGAGTTGATTAAAGTCAAATAG